The region TCGGAACGCTCGCAAACGGCCTTGCAACGCTCGTAGCGACGGCGCATGAATTGCTCGAATTTGGCTTCCAGCGGGGCGTCTTTGCTTAGTTCGTCGGCCAGAACCAACGCGTCTTCTACCGAAATACCAGCTCCCTGCCCCATGTGGGGCGTGGTCGAGTGGGCCGCATCGCCAATCAGAATCACCCGACCTTTGTGCCATTTCTCAGGGATAAACACGACCTGCATTGGACGGTAAACCACGCCTGCACCATCGGTGATTTGCTCTTTCAGCGCTGCCACGGGTCCCGTGAAACCGTCCAGCCGAATGCGCATCTGTTCGGCCAGTTCGTTTTCTTCGTAGCGGGGTCTATCCGGTTCAAACGAGGTAACGTACATGTACATCAGCTCATCGGAAAGCGGACAAAGACCAGCCGCCAGTCCTTTGGGACCGATATAGTTCGTTAAATCTTCTACCTGCCGCCTGAAGTTATACCGCCAGACGGCCTGACCGGTGAAATGAGGTTTGACATCGGGAAATACCAGCGAACGTACTTTGGAAAACGTACCATCAGCCCCCACGACAACATCGTACTCACCCGTTGTTCCATCGGTAAAACTGACCAACACACCCGTTTCGGTTTCGGTATAACTAGCAAGCGTCACCCCCAGCCGAACGGGAACACCAGCCGCCAGCACGGTCGACACCAGCACTTTATGCAGCGCAATTCGGGCAATTCCGCAGTTGGGTGGGTATTCGGGGCCAGCCAGCCGCGCACTTGGATGTACAATTTTATGACCGTTGGGCAGGTAAACGATTGAATTCTCGAAAGGGTAGGCCTGATCCAGAAATTTGTCGAGGATACCCAACTGGTGCATGGCCCGGATTACGTTGCTTTGGATAATGATGCCCACGCCATAAACGGTCCATTCTTCTTTGAGTTCAACAATCTCGGCCTCAATACCGCGCTGACTCAGGCCAATGGCGAGCGATAGACCGGCAATACCACCGCCCACAATCAGGACGCGCTTGGTTTTCGTTTGAGTAGACATAGAAAAGGGTTAGTATCGGTTGCAGGTATTTACGGTTCATCGACGAAGGCCACGGCGCGGGTCCAGCCTCCGCTTCCGCCTTCGATCTTTATAGGGAAGCACGACACTTTGAACCCAAATGGAGGCAACTGGTCCAGATTCGCGAGCTTTTCAATTTGGCAATACTCTTTCTCCCGGCCGACGTAGTGCGCGGCCCAGATAACCCCTTCGCGCGGGTTGCGGTGATATTCGGCGATCTGAGTAAACAGCGGTGGGTCCCAGCCCCAGCCATCGGTACCCATTACCCGAATACCCTGGTCGATGAGCCAGTGAGTCGCTTCGGCCGAGGCTCCGACATGGATACGAACATAATCGTCCTGGTGCAGTCGCTTGTCGGCATCGCAGCGGATCAGGACAATATCGAACGGTTTGAGCGTGTAGCCTATATTGGCCAATTTCTCTTTTACATCGTCAACCGTGAAGCAATAGGCGTCGGGTTTGTCGGTGAAGTCGAGCACGACACCATCGTGGTAAAACCAGTCCAGCGGCATCTGTTCGATGGTGCGGGCAGGTTTCCCCGCCGTTGTCGGGAAGTAATGCCATGGCGCATCGACGTGCGTACCGGCATGACCCGTCAGCGTGATGACCTCACCGGCCAGGGCATTTCCTTCCATAAAAAGATCGTCGGCCTGTAAGCCACCCAGCAGCTTCGGTCCCATATTCTGCGCCCCTTCCTTGTGGTTCTCGTAGGCAATGGAAAAGGGTAACGGCTCTTTTATAGCGGGTGAGATCGTCACCGAAAGGTCAATTAGTTTCATGCGGTTCGCGGAGTAATACCGTTGATTATTTCCTGACTGGCATCTACCTGATCAGATTACCATGTTTTTCAGAATACCGATGCCTTCAATCTCGAATTCCACTTCGTCGCCGGGTTCCAGCGGCCGGTGAGCCGTGAAGTTGGTCTCGATCAAGCTGCCCCAACCGACAGTGCCCGAACCAAGTATATCGCCGGGGTACAGCGTCACGCCATTCTCCGACGCCCGTTCGATCATCTGCCCGAAGGTGTAGTGTATGGTTTTGAAGTTCCCGTCGCAGATAAGTTGCCCGTTGATTTTGGACGTCATGCGAAGGTCGAAGCGGTCGTTGATGGTTCGGTACCGGTTCAGTTCGTCTTTGGTGACGATACAAGGCCCGATGGTATTGGCGAAATCTTTGCCTTTATGCGGTCCCAGCGGCACACCCATCTCTTTCCCCTGAATGTCGCGAGCCGACCAGTCGTTGAAAATGGTATAGCCAAAAATATAGTCATCGGCGTCTTCGGCTTTAATATCTGCGCCTTGTTTACCGATGATGCAGGCCATCTCCAGCTCATAATCCAGCTTTCGGCACAAGGGTGGCCGGGCAATAGCCTGACCTGTGCCTGAAATGGCCTGGTGGTTGGTGAAATAGAAAATGGGCATCTCGTACCAGACCGGGGCTACCGCATGACCGAACGTTTTACCGGCATTGAGCATGTGCTGTTCAAAGGCTACATAATCCCGGAAAGAGCGCGGGTTGGGCAGCGGAGCCAGCAGTGTTACCTCCGCCAGTTCGTAATCCGGCCGGGCATCCAGTAATCCATTCAGGATTGGGGCACAGTGTTCATACTGGTCGATAAGCGTTAGCATATCGCTGGGCAGTTGTCCATTGCTGGCTTTAGCCAGGTCAACAATGCCGGTTTCCGTAAGCAAACCGGTCTTTTGTTCCCCGGCGGTGGTTTTGAACGTTACAAGTTTCATGCGGTTCTAGGGTCCATGCAGACCGGAATCTTTTCAGTATTTTTGGGTGAAATCAATAACCCGCCGGATTGACCGTTAATCAATGGCAAAAGACATTTTTCACGAAGCCGTCAAAGTAGCGTTGCAGAAAGAAGGCTGGACGATTACGCACGATCCATTGATGCTGGAAGCATTCGGCACGCAGATCTATGTTGATCTAGGTGCTGAGCAAGTCATTGCTGCTCAACGGAATACCGAGTTGATTGCCGTTGAGATAAAAAGTTTTCTGGGCAATTCTTATGTGTACGATTTTTATCAGGCCTTGGGGCAATACGTAGCTTACCTACGCGCCCTAAAACTCAGTGAGCCAGAACGAACATTAATTTTAGCTGTTCCGTTGAAAGCGTACAAAGGGTTCTTTACTAAGCCCGACGTACAAGCATCGCTCCGTGATTTCAACCTGAACATATTGGTTTACGACAACAAAAAAGAAATCATAGTCCATTGGTTTTACGTTTAAATCACCCTATGAACAACAAGATTGAAACGCACCAGCAAATCGTGATGTCAATTCTCAATGAATATGCTGCTATCAAACCAGCTCATGTACTGGATGTTGACAATCAAGTTATTGCTGATTATCACAATAATCACTTTCAATTAGTCCGGTTGGGATGGGATGAAGAAGAGGACTTCATTTATCATCTTATATTCCATTTTGACATTAAGCCTGATGGTAAAGTATGGATACAGGCCAACTGGACTGACATTGACATTGCTACTGAGCTAATGGAGCGTGGGGTCGAAAAGTCAGACATTGTTATCGGTTTTCAACCCCCGTCCCACCGCCAGTACACAGGTTATGCCGTGGCCTGATTTTTTTCACTACTACCAGCTGCGACAGCGATAGTGCCCATCTTCTCTTCCAGCCAGTCGAACATGGGGTCAGCTTTGGTGAAGTTGTCGATGTGGCAGTGTGCCGAACCAGTTCCTTCCTTCGACACAATATTCATGGCTTTCTCGCAGGTCAGGGCTTCGTACAGCTTGTAGGCGTTCTCGACGGTGTTCTGCCGGTCGTCTTCGCCGTGTGAGATGTAGGTGGGCATACTGATTTTGTCGGCAACGCCTTCCAGCGTGAAATTCCGGAGTTTTTCGCGGGCTTCGTCCATATCGGTCGAGCCGGTGATGTGCATCATGACGCCCGCCAGCGGGTGGTTGTCGGGGCGGTTTTTCCAGATGTCGTAATAACTCCAGACCGCTCCCCAGATGCAGCAAACCTTAAATCGGGACTCGAACGCAGCCGACCGGGCCGCCATGTAGCCACCCATCGAAACGGCCATGATGCCAATTCGATTCGGGTCGACGGGTAGGTTAGCCAGTGCCCAGTCGAAGGCAACGGTGGCGGGTACTTCGTAATCGTAACGAGTCAGCATGTTGCGCAGCCGCAGCGAACCACCCTGTCCCGGCCCATCGAGCACGAGCAGCGAAATGCCCCGCTCTTCGAGTTTCTGCCAGGGACCGAAATAGAGTTCTTCAGCAGTCGAGTCCAGCCCCCCGAACATAATCATCAGTGGGCTGTTGGCGTCCGCGTTGGCAGGCTGTAGAAAATAGCCCGTCATCTCCGACCCTTCAAAGGGCACGCTGACAATTTGGGGCGGATTCCGAAGCAGGGCAGCGCCTTTCTGAAACGCATGGACCGATTGCAGATAGCCCGGTACCTTACGAGGGTCGGTCGGTTTAAGAAAAAACTCCGATGTCCGCAGGTAATTGGATGCCCGGAGGTATGCCTGCCTTGCCGTTACGATATGCCCGGCAGCTTCAGCTTTTTCGGCTACGGCCAGGGCTTCGTGCCCGGCCCGCGACCAGCTTTCGTTAAAACTTTTGAAATCACCGGCGGTAATTCGGCTGGCGGCTTCGATGCATTCAAAAAATTCACCGCCCCCGAAATGACTTTGCGTAAGTGCCCGGTTAAGCTGGTAGGAGAACATGTAGTGCTCCGGATAATAATGCCACATAGAATGTTGGAATGTTGCTTAAATGTCTACCGGTTTAACGACTCCATCGGTTAGGCCCAGTTTGTGGCCTTTGCCCATTTCGGCGAAGGGGTTGGCGTGACCCCAGGCATCGTTTGGATTGTCTTTCAGGTAATGTAGGTCCGGGCCGTGGTCCGGGGCGAAAATCAGGCGGGCACAGGCGTAGAACTCGAACAGGATGCCGCTGCCGGGGTCGGTGATGTAGATGAAGAACCCCTCGTCGGCTTTGTGACGCGTGGGTGCCCCCATCACGCTCTTAAAGCCTTTTTCGGTGAAGTAATCGAGGGCTAGCAGCACCTCTTCGCGGCTATCGAAGTTGAAGGCTACGTGGTTGAAGACGCCCTCGCCCGGTCCGATGTTGGGGTCGGTAAATATGGCTACATCATGCGATAGATTACCGATGGTCCAGAGCCCCCCAACAGGTGGAATTTCGTCCGAAATACGTACTTCGTCCGGGTTTTTCAGGCCCAACCCTTTCCAGAACGCCTTTTCTTTTCCGTATTGAAATTTGGCCACCATGTACGTAACGTGGTCGAATCGGCGGGGGTTAACACCTACCCGGCGGTTACTGGCATAGCGGTCGGCATAAATACTGCCCCGATTTCCCGATTCGCGCAGCCAGACCACGTCCCAGAACACTTCGTGGGTATGCCCATCCGGCGATTGAAACCGGTAGGCTCTTCCCCGGCCTGGGTCAGCGTCTACCCAGCCGATGCCCGCGCCAATGCTTTCGAGGTAGGCTACGACCTCAGCCAATGCCTCTTCGCTGTCGGCCCGCCAGCCCAGCGTAGCCAGGCCGGGCTCTGCCCGATAGGTAATCTTTAGCGTGTGGTGAAAATAATCGCCCCAGGCGCGGAGGTAGACGGATGTATCATCGCGCCCGGTTTCGTCGAGGCCAACAATGTTGGTCAGAAAGGCGACGGTTTGCTCTACGTTTGGGCTGAATAGTTCCAGATGCGCCAGTTGGGAAAGGTAGTGTGGGTTCTTTGCCATGGGATAAATTATACAGAAGTTGATTGTAGTTTGATAGCCCGTTTCACCGCCACAAACGAGGCCAGGAAACCGGTTAGCGCCCCAATCAGGGCCGAGATCAGGATGACGGATAGCTTGGGAAGAGGCTCATTCGCCATGACCATTTTTATGCCTTTCAAGATCAGTAAAGCGGGCAGGGCAAAGAGTAGGCCAATGGCCACACCGTTCAGCAGAGCCGGAACGATCCAGCTCGTCGACGGGGCCAGGGCGGGTGTGAGTTGCCCGTTTTTACGTTGGCTGGTCATCACGCCAAAGGTGATGATCGTGGTCATAAACGCGGCCATAAATACGCCCGGCAATAGAACAGACAGGAGGTTGGGCGTTGGCCCCTTCACCTGCACAACTGAATCTGAGAGCAAAACCAGCGAAGGTATTATCGCGCCAATAATCATGTTCGCGACCGTTGATTTGATCGCGTTGTCTTTAATAAATGCTTTCATGAAGTAGGGTATGGGTAGTGTTTTTAGGGCATAGTATACCTTTTCCTGGCGTATGAATGGCTATACAGCAGCCACGAACACGCAAAGGATTTTATAGTATACTATAAACAAGCCAATGAATTATTGAACAAAACTAAGTCCTTAAGGAGGGGTATTGGTAAGCAGAAAAAATCCAAAAAAATGCATTATCAATCCATTCTCTTGTATTCTTTGGGGGTTATACCTGTTTTGGCTTTGAAGAAGCGGGTGAAATCGCTGGGATTCTGCCGGGTTAGTTTAAAGGCTATTTCGCTGACAGGCAGGTCTTTTTGCCTGAGCAACACTTTAGCTTCCAGTAAAATCATGTCGTTGAGTAAATCCTGAGCTGATTTTCCGGTAGCGTTTTTCACGCACTTGTTGAGGTGATTGGGCGAGATAGCCAGCAAATCGGCGTAGTCCGTTATACTTTGTTTCTGGTATATATGCTGACCAAGGGCAAGCTTATACTGCTGAGTAATACGCGAAGCCGAGTTGTCCCGAACTTTTATCTGCGTGTGAGAATAGCGTTTAAGTTCTGTAAATAGACTGAGCAGGCAGAAGCTGACTACATCAAGCTTAAAGGGTTTATCCTGATCATATTCGGCTTCCAGCTTTAATAAGGTAGGGTGAATGGTCGATGAAAAATCGTCATCAGTCCGAACGATGGGGTCGCCTACGAACTGAAGAAACGGAAACTCAGCCGAGAAATCAGGCTTGCTGAAATTCTTCTGAATAATCTGGGCATCGAAGTGGCAGAAAAAGCCTTCGGCATCTTCACTCATCCACTCATGAGCCGTAATCTGGTAGGCAGGCAGGAAGAAAAAGCTGTTGGCCGAAAATTCGTAGGTATCAAGCCCCTTTGTGCGAATGGAATGGCCTTTGGTCAGGAAGATAAAGTCAAATACCGTTTTGCGGTGGGGCGACAATGGAAAGGTCAGATGGCTCCGGTACGTCTCGACTCGGTTGAAGTGAAACAGATGATAATCACTCAGCAAGGTAGGCATCCAGCCCAGATCAGGATCGAAATGATGCTTATCGAGATCGGGCGGGGTTAGTATGGGGACGGGGTGGGTTCTTGATGGCTTTTCCATTGATTGACGGGTAGAACCCTGGTGGGTAACTTCTAATCTGTCAGAAAACTACCCGCATCAGCAAATACAGCACCGATGGACACGCCAGACAGCCCAAGCCGGTATAGAAAGTAGCTGTCAACGCCCCATAAGGCACTAGCTTGGGGTCCGTAGCGGCCAGACCCGCCGATACACCACTGGTGGTTCCCATGAGTCCACCGTACACCATGGCCGTTTGTGGATTGTTAAGGCCAATAAACCGAGCTACAAACGGTGTGCCGATGGTCACAAAAACCGCTTTCACGACACCGGCAGCAATGCTCAGCGCAACCACATCGGAACTGGCTCCAATGGCAGCGCCCGTTACCGGCCCAACAATATACGTACAGGCTCCCGCTCCAATAGTAGTCAGGCTAATGGCATCGGTATAGCCCCAGAAAAGCGCCACAATAACGCCCCCGATGAACGAAAGCACAATACCCAGGAACAACGACAATGCGCCAATCCAGCCCGTACGCTTCATGACGACAAAGCTGGCACCCATACCGGTCGAGACGATGGCGAAATCGCGGAACATGGCCCCGCCCATCAGCCCGAAACCCGAGAAGACTTTCACATCGGCAATGCCTTTTTCACCTCCCGAATAAATGCCCCCCACGTAAGCCAGTATCAGGCCCATGATAATGGCAATAGCCGAAGCTGGTATTTTTTTGTTGGTCAGCTTGTTGGAAATGATGGCCGATGCATACATCATAAATCCCACGGTCAGAAAAGCGACGACCAGGCCATTTTTTTCAAGAAACCGAGTTATAATGTCCATGCTGGTCGACGGGTTGAGATTTGGCAAATTTGGCAAGAAGCGGAATTACAGACAGGCAAATCAGCACCGGAACGATACCGGCTACGAGTGCCAGGGAGCCGCTGGAAACGGCCACTTTTACATTTTGAACCGCCGACATCGCCACCACAATCGGGATGTACATCTGGCTCCAAAACTCAATGCCCCGGTCGGTGAGTTTGTCGGAAACCCCCTTTTTGGTAAACCAGTCATTCAGAAAAATAAGGAGCAACATGGCAAAGCCAACCCCGCCCACATTGGCATCGACGCCAATCAGTCGGCCGAGAAGTTCACCGGCCAGTTGACCGGTTACGTAACAAAAGGCCAGAATGGCTACACCGTAAATGATCATTTAAGTACAAGTTTTTAATACGAAATGGACAATGGATAATGTTTAATGTACAATGAATAATGGTTAATTCGTTATACATCAACCATTACTCATTGTACATTAAACAACGGCTTGAGGTCGTTCTTGGTAACTTTACCCATTGCGTTACGGGGCAGATCGTCGGCTACGCGATATTGTCGGGGCACTTTGTAGGCAGGCATTCGTTCGCGCAGCCAGCTGCTGATATGCTCCGGCGACACCATTTTATCGGTCAGGATAACTACAGCCGCCACTAATTCTCCCCATTCTTCGTTGGGAATGCCGACTACACTGCAATCGCTGATAGCGGAGTGCGTCCGCAGTACTTCTTCGATTTCGAGGGCTGAAATCTTGTAGCCGCCGGATTTAATGATGTCGATGGAATCGCGGCCCAACATGCGGTAGTAGCCGTCTTCGACCACGGCAATATCGCCCGTTTGGAACCAGCCATCTTCGGTAAAGGCTTTTTGCGTCGCTTCGGGGCGGTTCCAGTATTCCAGAAAAACGGTCGCGCCTTTTATCTGGATCTCGCCTGGTTGTCCATCGGCGACTTCGGCATTGTTCTCATCCACCAACCGAACGCCAACTCCCGGCAGGGGTTTGCCAATATACCCTACCCGTCGTTCACCGTCGTAGGGATTGCTGATGCCCATCCCGATTTCGGTCATGCCGTAACGTTCGAGCAGCGTGTGGCCGCTCACCGTTTTCCATTTCTCCATTACCGACACCGGCAAAGCTGCCGAGCCCGACACCATAAGCCGGAATTTGGCAAGGGTTTCGGTGATCTGATGCCGCTGATCGACGGGCAAGCTTTCCCAGTAAGCGATGAGCTTGAAATAGATCGTCGGCACGGCCATGAAGACATTGATATGCCCTTGCTGAAACGTGTTAAAAACACCTTCGGCCGAGAAGTTAGGCATGAACTCAACGGTGGCACCCGACCAAAGCGCACAGCAAATTACGTTGATGATGCCATGTACGTGGTGGAGTGGCAACACGCATAATGTATGATCGCTGGACGACCATTGCCAGACCTCTACCAGCGTCGAAATCTGCGCTTCGAGGTTGGCGTGGGTTGTGACAACCCCTTTGGGCAGGTTGGTGGTACCACTCGTATACAGAATCATCGCCCGGCGTTCGGGGGTCAATTCGGGCAGTGGTTTATCAATGACAGTATTCCCTTCTTCACCTAAAATAATCAATCGACAGCCTTTTTCGGCTGCCAGAGGAGCCAGCAGCGTCCCAAAGGTTTGATCGACCACGACGATCCGGGCACCCGTATCTTCAATGACGTAACGCAGCGACGGCAATGGATACGATAGTGCCAGCGGTACCGCTACGCCCCCAGCCCGCCAGATGCCCCATTGCACTTTTACATAATCGAAACCTGGCGCAACCATGAAGGCGACACGGGCTTCGTTAAGATCGGTAGCGCCGTTTAGCAAGAGCGAAGCAAAAGCGCCGGATGAGTCGAGTAACTGCTGATACGAGTAGGATTTACCGTCAGAAACGATGGCCGTTAAGTCAACGTTCTGCGTGGCATTATGGACAAGTTGCATAGAAAGCTTAGAATCTAATTTGTCTTAAGTTCGTTTTATTTGTTAAAACACAGCTACCTATGGTTATTCGAATTCCTAAAGATGCCCCTGCTTCGGCCGTCGATGATGCCCTGAAAGCAATTACCAACCAGCCTAAATCGGCCCGTAAAGGTTTCGACGCTACGAAGTATGCAGGGAAAATTAAATTCCCGATGGATGGACTTGCTTATCAAAAGAAAGTAAGAGATGAATGGGAATAAATCAATTCTAATCGACACGAATGCGCTGATATACTATTTCAATGGAAACGAAAAGGTAACAAAGGCTATTGATAGTAGATTCTCTATGTATCTGCTATCACTGAGATCGAATTACTGAGCTTTTCACAACTCGACAAAGAAAGTGAGATACAAATCCGGTTCTTTCTTGATGACGAAAATTGCCGATTAGTTGAATTAATTTCTGCGATTAAAGAGCAAACTATAAAGATTCGCAAACGCCACCGCATCAAACTACCCGACGCGGTGATTGCAGCTACGGCCATCTTTTTGGGTATTCCATTACTAACATTCGATTCTGGCTTCGTCAAGATTGACAACCTTGACGTCATTCTGCTTGAACTGTGAAGGCCTAATGCCTACTCCTCAGCTTATTTTCTTCGACGAAATGTACATCGTCATAATGCCCGCGAAAATCGTCGGGACGGCGTAGATCAGAAAGTTCGTTACTATCGACAAGCCCATTCCGATCAGTACACCGCCCACTGCCGGGCCAATAATTCCCCCCAGTCGGCCAATGCCAATCGACCAGCCCACGCCGGTGGTTCTGAACTCCGTTGGGTACATGCGAGCCGCTACGGCGTAGAGACCTACAAAGCCTCCCTGAATACCGAAACCAAGCACGGCAAACACCAACAGTAGCGTAGATGATCCCATAAAAAGCTGAAAAGCCGCCATGACAACGCCCGTCATAATCAGAAATAAGCCAATCGTTCTCTTAAGGCCGAAACGACTGGAAAGATAGCCCTGAGCTGTGATGCCGAAAAACGCTCCGACGTTAAAAATCGTACCGGCGTAAATAGCCAGCTCGATCGGAAGACCAGCATTGGTGGCCAGTTTAGGAATCCAGCTGGTGAGGAAATAGAGCGTTGCGAAAGAAAGAAACAAAGCCGTCCAAAGCTGAATCGTCGGTATTTTGTATTCGTTTTCGAGCAGCGATTTAATAGGAATGCCGTTACCTTTTGCTGGTTTGTGCGGTAGGGCATCAATGAGCGAATGGCCCATTTTCCCCAAAATGCCATTCGCTTTCCCAAGTGCCTGATCCGGTTGTGATTTGAGGTAAAAATCGAGCGACTCGGCCAGAAAGAACTGAATTAGTGGCAAGGCCAGAAAAGAAGTTACCCCGGCAATCTGGAACATGGTTTGCCAACCCGATACCGGAATGATCCGGGCCGCTACCAATCCCGACAAAACAGCCCCGACTGGATAACCCGACACCACGAAGCTTACCCAGAAATCGCGGGTTTTGTTGGGCGTGTATTCAGCTGCGAGTGCGGCCGTACTCGCCAGCATGCTCCCGATACCCAGCCCGCTAATAAATCGAAACACGATCAACGGAAGAAGTCCGGTCGAAAAAGACGTCAGGTAAATACTGATGCCCATAATAGCAGCACTAATGAGAATGAGGGTTTTTCGGCCAATAAGATCGGCGTAGGGAGCCAGAAAAAGTGCCCCGAACGTCATTCCAAACAAACCGGAGCTAAAAACGGCGCCCATCGCTTCCGGTCCTATATTCCAGCTTTTCGCAATGGCCGGAGCCGCATATGAAATCACCAGGACGTCCATGCCATCGAGCATGTTCATCAGGAAGCAGATAATGATGGTTGCGTATTGTAGTTGCGAAATGGGTCGCTGGTCAATCAGGGTTTTAGCACTTACTTCCATGTATATTACTTCAAGTTAAGGGGGTTTTATTTCGTAGCACGGGTCTTCAGCCCACGCAGCCGAAAGCTAACATTCACAATACTATAATAGCCTTCAGCTACGCGGGCTGAAGACCCGCGCTACATTAAAGTACGAAGCAGAAGCCAGCGCCCTTTTACTTTCTTAAACCGAGCATCTTAACTGCATTTTCTTTCAAGATCAGCGGTTTTACCTCATCCTTGAAGCCCGCATCCTCAAAATCCTTCAGCCAGCGGTCGGGTGTGATGAGCGGAAAATCTGTGCCGAATAACACGCGGTCCTTCAGCATGGTGTTGGCATACTGAACCAGTTGCTTCGGAAAATACTTCGGCGACCAGCCGCTGAGGTCGATGTAGATATTGGGTTTGTGCATCGCCACCGATAGGGCTTCATCCTGCCAGGGCCAGCTTGGGTGAGCGATGATGATGGGGTTATCGGGGAAGTCGATGGCCACATCGTCGAGGTGAATGGGGTTGGAGTATTCGAGCCGCATGCCCCCGCCCCCGCGAACGCCGGAGCCGAAACCCGAATGTCCCGAATGGAACAGCATCGGCAGTTTGTATTCGGCAATGACCTCGTAGAGGTGATAGGCCATGCGGTCGTTGGGGTAGAAGCCCTGAACCGTCGGGTGAAACTTAAAGCCTTTCACGCCGAAGTTCTCGATCAGGTTTCGGGCTTCGCGGGCACCCATGCG is a window of Spirosoma linguale DSM 74 DNA encoding:
- a CDS encoding transcriptional regulator, AraC family (PFAM: helix-turn-helix- domain containing protein AraC type~SMART: Helix-turn-helix, AraC domain~KEGG: abb:ABBFA_000249 regulatory protein); its protein translation is MEKPSRTHPVPILTPPDLDKHHFDPDLGWMPTLLSDYHLFHFNRVETYRSHLTFPLSPHRKTVFDFIFLTKGHSIRTKGLDTYEFSANSFFFLPAYQITAHEWMSEDAEGFFCHFDAQIIQKNFSKPDFSAEFPFLQFVGDPIVRTDDDFSSTIHPTLLKLEAEYDQDKPFKLDVVSFCLLSLFTELKRYSHTQIKVRDNSASRITQQYKLALGQHIYQKQSITDYADLLAISPNHLNKCVKNATGKSAQDLLNDMILLEAKVLLRQKDLPVSEIAFKLTRQNPSDFTRFFKAKTGITPKEYKRMD
- a CDS encoding malonate transporter, MadM subunit (TIGRFAM: malonate transporter, MadM subunit~PFAM: Malonate/sodium symporter MadM subunit-like~KEGG: pna:Pnap_0953 malonate/sodium symporter MadM subunit); this encodes MDIITRFLEKNGLVVAFLTVGFMMYASAIISNKLTNKKIPASAIAIIMGLILAYVGGIYSGGEKGIADVKVFSGFGLMGGAMFRDFAIVSTGMGASFVVMKRTGWIGALSLFLGIVLSFIGGVIVALFWGYTDAISLTTIGAGACTYIVGPVTGAAIGASSDVVALSIAAGVVKAVFVTIGTPFVARFIGLNNPQTAMVYGGLMGTTSGVSAGLAATDPKLVPYGALTATFYTGLGCLACPSVLYLLMRVVF
- a CDS encoding malonate transporter, MadL subunit (TIGRFAM: malonate transporter, MadL subunit~PFAM: malonate transporter MadL subunit~KEGG: ppw:PputW619_2876 malonate transporter, MadL subunit) gives rise to the protein MIIYGVAILAFCYVTGQLAGELLGRLIGVDANVGGVGFAMLLLIFLNDWFTKKGVSDKLTDRGIEFWSQMYIPIVVAMSAVQNVKVAVSSGSLALVAGIVPVLICLSVIPLLAKFAKSQPVDQHGHYNSVS
- a CDS encoding AMP-dependent synthetase and ligase (PFAM: AMP-dependent synthetase and ligase~KEGG: sfu:Sfum_0297 AMP-dependent synthetase and ligase), translating into MQLVHNATQNVDLTAIVSDGKSYSYQQLLDSSGAFASLLLNGATDLNEARVAFMVAPGFDYVKVQWGIWRAGGVAVPLALSYPLPSLRYVIEDTGARIVVVDQTFGTLLAPLAAEKGCRLIILGEEGNTVIDKPLPELTPERRAMILYTSGTTNLPKGVVTTHANLEAQISTLVEVWQWSSSDHTLCVLPLHHVHGIINVICCALWSGATVEFMPNFSAEGVFNTFQQGHINVFMAVPTIYFKLIAYWESLPVDQRHQITETLAKFRLMVSGSAALPVSVMEKWKTVSGHTLLERYGMTEIGMGISNPYDGERRVGYIGKPLPGVGVRLVDENNAEVADGQPGEIQIKGATVFLEYWNRPEATQKAFTEDGWFQTGDIAVVEDGYYRMLGRDSIDIIKSGGYKISALEIEEVLRTHSAISDCSVVGIPNEEWGELVAAVVILTDKMVSPEHISSWLRERMPAYKVPRQYRVADDLPRNAMGKVTKNDLKPLFNVQ
- a CDS encoding major facilitator superfamily MFS_1 (PFAM: major facilitator superfamily MFS_1; General substrate transporter~KEGG: mpo:Mpop_1254 major facilitator superfamily MFS_1), with translation MEVSAKTLIDQRPISQLQYATIIICFLMNMLDGMDVLVISYAAPAIAKSWNIGPEAMGAVFSSGLFGMTFGALFLAPYADLIGRKTLILISAAIMGISIYLTSFSTGLLPLIVFRFISGLGIGSMLASTAALAAEYTPNKTRDFWVSFVVSGYPVGAVLSGLVAARIIPVSGWQTMFQIAGVTSFLALPLIQFFLAESLDFYLKSQPDQALGKANGILGKMGHSLIDALPHKPAKGNGIPIKSLLENEYKIPTIQLWTALFLSFATLYFLTSWIPKLATNAGLPIELAIYAGTIFNVGAFFGITAQGYLSSRFGLKRTIGLFLIMTGVVMAAFQLFMGSSTLLLVFAVLGFGIQGGFVGLYAVAARMYPTEFRTTGVGWSIGIGRLGGIIGPAVGGVLIGMGLSIVTNFLIYAVPTIFAGIMTMYISSKKIS
- a CDS encoding amidohydrolase 2 (PFAM: amidohydrolase 2~KEGG: dac:Daci_4537 amidohydrolase 2) — encoded protein: MIDLDKVIAIDMHTHAEASCWHPHDDFRPELDEAFTRYFKSDHRPTIQETADYYRERNMAFVMFTVDSEFNVGKRRIPNEEVAEGAQKNADVMIAFASIDPHKGRMGAREARNLIENFGVKGFKFHPTVQGFYPNDRMAYHLYEVIAEYKLPMLFHSGHSGFGSGVRGGGGMRLEYSNPIHLDDVAIDFPDNPIIIAHPSWPWQDEALSVAMHKPNIYIDLSGWSPKYFPKQLVQYANTMLKDRVLFGTDFPLITPDRWLKDFEDAGFKDEVKPLILKENAVKMLGLRK